The following proteins are encoded in a genomic region of Lycium ferocissimum isolate CSIRO_LF1 unplaced genomic scaffold, AGI_CSIRO_Lferr_CH_V1 ctg8552, whole genome shotgun sequence:
- the LOC132045911 gene encoding uncharacterized protein LOC132045911, with product MAGVAVLQPQDVLKQQRVSYRPQPMRSRRNSSSNPIPNPNPNPKNNNRRKRSPQKNGSASTPHLVMGEVKILKRGEALTNNTDKVVVKEKKKVVSDLVLSTTDRLGPEPDMVPKQMNFYAGSAFVSSPPPSSLPVPAFFKKTSDATTDLRRLLRLDLE from the coding sequence ATGGCCGGAGTTGCCGTTCTTCAACCACAGGATGTTCTCAAACAACAACGCGTAAGTTATCGTCCACAACCTATGAGATCTAGACGAAATTCCAGTTCTAACCCTATACCAAACCCTAACCCTAACCCTAAGAACAACAACAGAAGAAAACGAAGTCCACAAAAGAATGGATCGGCTTCTACTCCTCATCTGGTGATGGGTGAGGTGAAGATTCTGAAGCGCGGTGAAGCCTTGACCAATAACACGGACAAGGTTGTTgttaaggaaaagaagaaagtggTATCAGATTTGGTGTTGTCGACTACAGATCGGCTTGGTCCAGAGCCTGATATGGTGCCCAAGCAGATGAATTTTTATGCTGGATCGGCTTTTGTCTCCTCGCCGCCACCTAGCTCTTTGCCTGTACCGGCTTTCTTCAAGAAGACAAGTGACGCTACAACTGACTTGAGGCGTCTTCTCAGGCTCGATCTCGAATGA